In Streptomyces canus, one DNA window encodes the following:
- a CDS encoding alpha/beta fold hydrolase, protein MTATYRQPGLVLTDRRFTVPLDHDDPAGETIELYAREAVASDKAGQNLPWLVYLQGGPGFGANRFVGKGAWFGRALKEFRVLLLDQRGTGHSTPANRQTLPLRGGPAEQADYLARFRADSIVRDCEAIRAQVTGGAPWTVLGQSFGGFCATTYLSLAPEGLTAAVITGGLPSLDAHADDVYRAAYPRVERKVAAHYARYPQDVERARRIADHLLTRDVTLPNGYRLTVEAFQSLGILLGGGEGSHRLHYLLEHAFVRSPQGPELSDAFQEEVQGLLSYAPHPLYALVHEATYGQDERPTAWSAERVRAEFPQFDAAKTLAGDEPLLFTGESIHPWLFDCDPALRPLRETAELLAARTDWQPLYDPARLAVNEVPVAAAVYHDDMYVDTVHSLETARAIRGLRTWVTDEFEHDGIRAGGPRVLDRLLALAREEA, encoded by the coding sequence TTGACCGCGACCTACCGCCAGCCCGGCCTCGTCCTCACCGATCGCCGCTTCACCGTCCCCCTCGACCACGACGACCCGGCCGGGGAGACGATCGAGCTCTACGCCCGCGAGGCCGTCGCGAGCGACAAGGCGGGCCAGAACCTGCCGTGGCTGGTCTATCTCCAGGGCGGCCCGGGCTTCGGGGCGAACCGTTTCGTCGGCAAGGGGGCCTGGTTCGGCCGGGCCCTGAAGGAGTTCCGCGTCCTCCTGCTCGACCAGCGCGGCACCGGCCACTCCACACCGGCCAACCGTCAGACGCTGCCGCTGCGCGGCGGTCCCGCCGAACAGGCCGACTACCTGGCCCGCTTCCGAGCCGACTCCATCGTCCGCGACTGCGAGGCGATCCGCGCCCAGGTGACCGGCGGCGCCCCCTGGACCGTCCTGGGCCAGAGCTTCGGCGGTTTCTGCGCCACGACCTATCTGTCCCTCGCCCCCGAGGGCCTCACCGCCGCCGTCATCACCGGCGGTCTGCCCTCCCTCGACGCCCACGCCGACGACGTCTACCGGGCCGCCTACCCGCGTGTGGAGCGCAAGGTCGCCGCGCACTACGCCCGCTATCCGCAGGACGTCGAACGGGCCCGTCGTATCGCCGACCATCTCCTCACCCGCGACGTCACCCTGCCGAACGGCTACCGCCTGACCGTCGAGGCCTTCCAGTCCCTCGGCATCCTCCTCGGCGGCGGCGAGGGCAGTCACCGGCTGCACTACCTGCTGGAGCACGCCTTCGTCCGCTCCCCGCAGGGTCCGGAGCTCTCCGACGCGTTCCAGGAAGAGGTCCAGGGCCTCCTCTCCTACGCGCCCCACCCGCTCTACGCCCTCGTCCACGAGGCGACCTACGGCCAGGACGAGCGCCCCACCGCCTGGTCGGCCGAACGGGTGCGCGCCGAGTTCCCACAGTTCGACGCGGCCAAGACCCTCGCCGGCGACGAGCCGTTGCTGTTCACCGGCGAGTCCATCCACCCCTGGCTGTTCGACTGCGACCCGGCCCTGCGCCCGCTGCGCGAGACGGCCGAACTCCTCGCCGCCCGCACCGACTGGCAGCCTCTCTACGACCCGGCCCGCCTCGCCGTCAACGAGGTCCCCGTCGCCGCCGCCGTCTACCACGACGACATGTACGTCGACACGGTCCACTCCCTGGAGACCGCCCGCGCGATCCGCGGTCTGCGCACCTGGGTGACGGACGAGTTCGAGCACGACGGAATCCGTGCGGGCGGCCCCCGCGTCCTGGACCGGCTGCTCGCCCTCGCCCGTGAGGAGGCCTGA
- a CDS encoding NUDIX hydrolase encodes MKRDYLNESDAPRANRLWPVVNVAVFGPHGLLLIERADDGYWAMPGGMVDVGEGFTEAAVREVREETGLEVTITGLVGLYSDPGHVTAFDDGTVSQECSIVFRGREVGGTIRTSDESRSVRYVPLPETAPLIMHPSMRLRVGHAVMESHVPYLG; translated from the coding sequence ATGAAGAGGGACTACTTGAACGAATCTGACGCGCCGCGAGCGAACAGGCTCTGGCCAGTGGTGAATGTGGCGGTGTTTGGACCGCATGGCCTGCTGCTGATCGAGCGCGCCGACGACGGCTACTGGGCCATGCCCGGGGGCATGGTCGATGTGGGAGAGGGCTTCACCGAAGCGGCTGTGCGGGAGGTGCGTGAGGAGACCGGACTCGAGGTGACCATTACAGGACTGGTCGGCTTGTATTCTGATCCCGGTCATGTCACGGCCTTTGACGACGGAACGGTGAGCCAGGAGTGTTCGATCGTCTTCCGCGGCCGCGAGGTCGGAGGAACGATCCGCACGAGTGACGAGTCACGCAGCGTGAGATACGTCCCGCTTCCGGAGACGGCCCCCCTCATCATGCACCCCTCTATGCGACTGCGCGTCGGTCACGCGGTCATGGAAAGCCACGTTCCGTATCTGGGCTGA
- a CDS encoding nSTAND1 domain-containing NTPase — MGRVFVSYHASDGRDIAHRLVAGLERAGFQDCYAYNLAEHGPPASYEWRQGLRSSLLGADGLLVVTTKGSMTAEWCTWEIAVFRERKPDALVVEFVSSDLEQGRALLNHRQTAFVNRHDPSSMDSAVATAVRLLSSHGVSTAPGLTSPFPGLRTFEEGDASIFFGRQEETEHLARPLLGSRRSGTLAVVGPSGAGKSSLVRAGLVPRLRRRPTARDGSAPIWLVLGPFRPEEGVTALGAGIAEIRGDMGLDLSTAEAVEEFIAESPDSLDTLLSHITRAAPEARVLIVLDQAEELLWGEGETRTLVSALISATHKQAWLVYTVRADLLDALMTKELLAPLVRDDFLVKPLSRADLPQIINGPLDRLGWRMSDEALGRVVEDAGGEALPLLAFALDELWRHVNPDGHQEPRIIGLHDYLAAGCVQDVLRVQAEEAFGLARSVALNAVGRTITQGLAEQRVLRALRRLVSVDASGRYTRRAVQLGELPPDETSLLEPFVKCRVLTTFRTTTRNFVQVAHESLFLHWPRLRAELDQERDSLRARQEIEDLALVWQEAGHPHDQLLPPSRLMRLLSFLSPPLKPDGRPPVFKHRWPELLERLIALQLSDAALRLMEVSLQRNLEEEVARALVMVANPQTPLRMLVGAGSAPGDDVLTMLLHAPDITSWERALRRVLGDVSLTRTLLGHEQGVWGVAWSPDDSKLVTGSKDGSVRVWDINSGTCLARFTHGQERRGDNPGWVRSVDWSPQGDLIASAATDETVRLWSWTDRREANLIPLPNRPWSVRFDSSGDHVLVACADGRAYLHAVRGLSREPVRTYTSVDEEGQPVRLWDADLSADGRFVATAREDGGVDLHARDTLTPVRHLVPPGRGRPTVRTVRFSPHANYVATGDQANNAHVIQLDSASRAFQGHRDQVRRVSWSPSGLRVATASADETVRVWTPGSVGELLTLADHGQGVCDVAWSHAGDRLASASDDGKTRVWKVGAEPKDRRTMREGRVTSLAWSAATHRLIVGIRDDVTRADGAVESGYLDFADRASKVYRLYAHQVSSLAWSPDGRRLLVGSLEGTAFVLPTTDTRPRWEPNVIARAHDGVTDAQWSSDGRYIAVVSRDRTWRPRLYDRDGRPLDGDRRWRGHHSFLRAVAWHPEHPIFAVAGQDNMVTLNALDQTVAHWETDKVFTSLAWSPDGERLAVGCTDGTVIMLGTELGSRPSATELLRLYGHSASVNSLAWSPQGATLLSASDDGTARTWHPGTGGQLTVARADRGPVVRALWTGSEDQAVTAATAGSICLWDLSDGPARPLSAPECDVHTLIKEARRRAH, encoded by the coding sequence ATGGGCCGTGTCTTCGTGAGTTACCACGCCTCGGATGGCCGTGACATCGCGCACCGGCTGGTTGCCGGTCTGGAGCGCGCCGGTTTCCAGGACTGTTACGCGTACAACCTGGCCGAGCACGGCCCACCCGCATCCTATGAGTGGCGCCAGGGGCTGCGGAGCAGCCTGCTGGGCGCCGATGGCCTTCTCGTGGTGACCACAAAGGGCTCGATGACGGCGGAGTGGTGCACCTGGGAGATCGCCGTTTTCCGCGAACGCAAGCCGGACGCACTCGTCGTGGAGTTCGTCAGCAGCGACCTGGAACAGGGCCGTGCCCTCCTGAACCACCGCCAGACCGCGTTCGTGAACCGGCACGACCCCTCGTCGATGGACAGCGCCGTCGCCACCGCGGTGCGCCTGTTGTCTTCGCACGGGGTGTCCACGGCGCCCGGGCTCACCTCACCCTTCCCCGGCCTGCGTACCTTCGAAGAGGGCGACGCGAGCATCTTCTTCGGCCGGCAGGAGGAAACCGAACACCTGGCCCGCCCGCTGTTGGGCTCACGCAGGAGCGGCACGCTCGCCGTGGTCGGCCCCTCGGGTGCGGGCAAGTCATCGTTGGTCAGAGCGGGGCTCGTGCCTCGTCTGCGCCGTCGGCCGACGGCTCGCGACGGCTCCGCACCGATATGGCTCGTCCTCGGGCCATTCCGGCCCGAGGAAGGCGTCACCGCACTGGGCGCGGGGATCGCGGAGATCCGGGGCGACATGGGGCTGGACCTGTCCACCGCAGAGGCGGTCGAAGAGTTCATCGCTGAATCGCCCGACAGCCTCGACACGTTGCTGTCCCACATCACTCGGGCCGCGCCGGAGGCCCGCGTCCTCATCGTCCTCGACCAGGCCGAGGAGCTCCTGTGGGGAGAGGGCGAGACCAGGACTCTGGTCTCCGCGCTGATCTCCGCCACGCACAAACAGGCCTGGCTGGTCTACACGGTCCGGGCGGACCTGCTCGACGCACTGATGACCAAGGAGTTACTGGCGCCCCTAGTCCGCGACGACTTCCTCGTCAAACCGCTAAGCCGAGCCGATCTGCCACAGATCATCAACGGCCCGTTGGACCGGCTGGGCTGGCGCATGAGCGACGAGGCCCTGGGCCGTGTGGTGGAGGACGCCGGCGGTGAAGCACTGCCGCTGCTCGCGTTCGCGTTGGACGAGCTGTGGCGGCACGTCAATCCGGACGGACACCAGGAACCGAGGATCATCGGCCTGCACGACTACCTGGCGGCCGGGTGCGTGCAGGACGTGCTGCGGGTACAGGCCGAAGAGGCCTTCGGGCTAGCCCGCAGCGTCGCACTGAACGCCGTCGGCCGGACCATCACTCAGGGGCTGGCCGAGCAGCGCGTGCTGCGGGCGCTGCGCCGCCTGGTGTCGGTCGACGCATCGGGCAGATACACCCGCCGGGCCGTGCAGTTGGGCGAACTGCCCCCTGACGAGACTTCGTTGCTGGAGCCGTTCGTGAAGTGCCGGGTGCTCACGACCTTTCGGACGACGACCCGAAACTTCGTCCAGGTAGCCCACGAGAGTCTGTTCCTGCACTGGCCGCGGCTGCGGGCCGAACTCGACCAGGAACGGGACTCTCTGCGGGCCCGCCAGGAGATCGAGGACCTCGCCCTCGTCTGGCAGGAGGCGGGCCACCCTCACGACCAACTCCTCCCGCCTTCGCGTCTCATGCGCCTCCTGAGCTTCCTCTCCCCGCCACTCAAGCCGGACGGACGGCCTCCGGTCTTCAAGCACCGCTGGCCCGAGCTGCTCGAAAGATTGATCGCCCTCCAACTCTCCGATGCGGCGCTCCGCCTGATGGAGGTGTCGCTGCAGCGCAACCTCGAGGAGGAGGTGGCTCGTGCCCTGGTCATGGTGGCGAACCCTCAGACCCCCCTGCGCATGCTCGTCGGTGCCGGATCCGCACCGGGCGACGACGTGCTCACCATGCTCCTGCACGCACCGGACATCACCTCGTGGGAACGCGCCCTGCGCCGCGTCCTGGGCGACGTCAGCCTCACCCGGACGCTGCTCGGGCACGAACAGGGCGTGTGGGGTGTCGCGTGGTCGCCGGACGACTCCAAGCTCGTGACCGGCTCGAAGGACGGCTCCGTCCGCGTCTGGGACATCAACTCCGGTACCTGCCTTGCCCGCTTCACCCACGGTCAAGAACGCAGGGGGGACAACCCGGGCTGGGTCCGTTCGGTGGACTGGTCACCGCAAGGCGACCTGATCGCCTCCGCCGCCACTGACGAGACAGTACGTCTCTGGTCCTGGACGGACCGCCGCGAGGCCAACCTTATTCCCCTGCCCAACCGTCCGTGGTCAGTGCGCTTCGACTCGTCCGGTGACCATGTGCTGGTGGCGTGCGCGGACGGCAGGGCGTATCTGCACGCCGTACGCGGGCTCAGTCGCGAACCAGTCCGGACTTACACCAGTGTGGACGAGGAGGGGCAGCCGGTGCGGCTGTGGGACGCCGACTTGTCGGCCGATGGGAGGTTCGTGGCGACGGCACGGGAGGACGGTGGTGTCGACCTGCACGCCCGGGACACTCTCACGCCCGTCAGGCATCTTGTGCCGCCCGGCAGAGGGCGACCTACGGTGCGGACGGTGCGGTTCAGTCCTCATGCGAACTATGTGGCCACGGGCGACCAGGCGAACAACGCGCACGTCATCCAGCTCGATTCGGCGTCGAGGGCGTTTCAGGGGCACCGGGACCAAGTGCGCCGGGTGAGCTGGTCGCCGTCCGGACTTCGGGTGGCCACGGCCTCGGCGGACGAGACCGTGCGCGTCTGGACGCCGGGCTCGGTGGGTGAGCTCCTGACGCTGGCCGATCACGGGCAAGGCGTGTGTGACGTCGCCTGGTCGCACGCGGGCGACCGGCTCGCCTCGGCGTCGGACGACGGGAAGACACGTGTGTGGAAGGTCGGGGCGGAACCGAAGGATCGCAGGACGATGCGGGAGGGAAGGGTGACCAGCCTGGCCTGGTCCGCAGCCACCCACCGCCTGATCGTGGGAATTCGGGACGACGTGACCCGCGCCGACGGGGCGGTGGAGAGCGGGTACCTGGACTTCGCGGACCGGGCCAGCAAGGTCTATCGGCTGTACGCGCACCAGGTGTCCTCCCTGGCATGGTCCCCGGACGGCCGACGCCTCCTCGTCGGCTCACTCGAAGGTACGGCCTTCGTCCTGCCCACCACGGACACGCGTCCGCGTTGGGAGCCGAACGTCATCGCGCGGGCCCACGACGGCGTCACGGACGCCCAATGGTCCTCCGACGGCCGGTACATCGCCGTGGTCTCGAGAGACCGCACCTGGCGCCCGAGGTTGTACGACCGAGACGGCCGGCCGCTCGACGGCGACCGGCGCTGGCGCGGCCACCACAGCTTCCTGCGGGCCGTCGCCTGGCACCCGGAACACCCCATTTTCGCCGTCGCCGGTCAGGACAACATGGTCACCCTCAACGCCCTCGACCAGACTGTGGCCCACTGGGAGACGGACAAGGTGTTCACTAGCCTCGCCTGGAGCCCGGACGGCGAGCGGCTCGCGGTGGGCTGCACCGACGGGACCGTGATCATGCTGGGTACGGAACTGGGCTCCCGCCCATCGGCGACCGAACTGCTTCGGCTGTACGGACACTCAGCGTCCGTGAACTCCCTCGCGTGGTCGCCCCAGGGCGCCACTTTGCTCTCCGCCTCGGACGATGGGACCGCGCGCACCTGGCACCCGGGGACCGGCGGGCAGCTCACCGTCGCACGGGCGGACAGAGGTCCCGTCGTACGGGCCCTATGGACGGGCTCGGAAGACCAGGCCGTCACCGCAGCGACCGCAGGCAGCATCTGTCTGTGGGACCTATCTGACGGGCCGGCCCGTCCCCTGTCGGCACCGGAGTGTGACGTGCACACACTAATCAAGGAGGCCAGGCGGAGGGCACACTGA
- a CDS encoding RipA family octameric membrane protein, which yields MGFRAVLRNYVGTATTPLEDVRPTVWNRPSQLSDKPLDGGRDHAVLLEQYKLYVEMADRVSARRSLTNTFFLTLNTTVFAAIGATWKDGPHTGSWLLVFPLVALLVQCGAWFVLLRSYRQLNSAKYTVIGVLEERLPASPYGRAEWTALGEGKDKAKYWPLTHLEQWVPVTFACTYAGGFIALLASR from the coding sequence ATGGGTTTCCGGGCGGTACTGAGGAACTACGTCGGCACTGCGACGACCCCGCTGGAGGACGTGCGCCCCACCGTGTGGAACCGGCCTTCCCAACTGAGTGACAAGCCCCTCGACGGCGGTCGGGACCACGCCGTCCTGCTGGAGCAGTACAAGCTGTACGTGGAGATGGCCGACAGGGTCAGCGCCCGCAGGAGCCTGACCAACACCTTCTTCCTCACGCTCAACACGACCGTCTTTGCGGCCATCGGCGCCACCTGGAAAGACGGGCCGCACACGGGCTCCTGGCTGCTCGTCTTCCCTCTCGTCGCGCTGCTTGTGCAGTGCGGTGCCTGGTTCGTCCTGCTGCGGTCCTATCGGCAGTTGAACTCGGCGAAGTACACGGTGATAGGCGTGCTTGAGGAGAGGCTACCCGCCTCTCCGTATGGGAGGGCGGAGTGGACAGCGCTCGGTGAGGGGAAGGACAAGGCCAAGTACTGGCCGCTGACACATCTGGAGCAGTGGGTGCCTGTGACGTTCGCCTGCACGTATGCGGGCGGGTTCATCGCGCTATTGGCGTCGCGATGA
- a CDS encoding DUF5999 family protein encodes MCSHQPPCPTADSPCHHTAVIVSAHPEQGWSLLCNGTIVFDDTGELLPDGRVVSPHRTPGALATAA; translated from the coding sequence ATGTGCAGCCACCAGCCCCCGTGCCCCACCGCCGACAGCCCCTGTCACCACACCGCGGTGATCGTCTCGGCCCATCCCGAACAGGGCTGGAGCCTGCTGTGCAACGGCACCATCGTCTTCGACGACACCGGTGAACTCCTGCCGGACGGACGGGTCGTGAGCCCGCACCGCACCCCCGGCGCGCTGGCCACGGCCGCCTGA
- a CDS encoding NUDIX hydrolase, which produces MQNAELMETEVITEGPKRFVREKLRMPDGEEIDWYYLDTPSSVMIVPITAGGDVVLIRQYRHNLKKYTLELPAGTVLRGESPKDAALRELWEETGFELDPESSLIDLGDYFLLPSETNRNIHLFLASSVLQGTEKPPGDTQIEKYFDMSVCSMPLAEALTSVGRTIHGVETAAALLMADNAMKADSI; this is translated from the coding sequence ATGCAGAACGCCGAGTTGATGGAGACGGAGGTGATCACCGAAGGGCCCAAACGGTTCGTGCGCGAGAAACTGCGCATGCCGGATGGCGAGGAGATCGACTGGTATTACCTCGACACGCCCAGCAGCGTCATGATCGTTCCCATTACGGCAGGCGGCGACGTCGTACTCATCCGTCAGTACCGCCACAACCTGAAAAAATACACCCTTGAACTTCCGGCCGGGACAGTCCTGCGAGGGGAAAGTCCCAAAGATGCCGCCCTCCGCGAACTATGGGAGGAGACCGGATTTGAGCTGGACCCGGAGTCTTCTCTGATCGATCTGGGCGACTACTTCCTCTTGCCTTCTGAAACCAACAGGAACATCCACCTCTTCTTGGCATCGTCAGTGCTCCAAGGAACCGAAAAGCCTCCCGGGGACACGCAGATCGAGAAGTACTTCGACATGAGCGTCTGCTCCATGCCACTGGCAGAGGCCCTCACCAGCGTCGGACGGACCATTCACGGTGTTGAGACCGCCGCAGCACTGCTCATGGCGGACAATGCCATGAAGGCAGACTCTATTTAG
- a CDS encoding TIR domain-containing protein — MVTFRPRIFIGSSGEAKDIAHALREALSLAAAPTAWFDRAFAASTTVIERLDEIAQSEIDGAVLVLTTDDLRTREGTSSWTPRDNVVFELGLFIGALGRERTFGLLCGHCAKNLALPSDLLGVTWVLYQDPRCHGAPPSPDAVTYLDQLANAVRPAADQILKDLKAAKVSPVRAPGLPDLIKAYPIRGAVPRHTWNEVLQGAGQHVWLYGMAEHGYADDDEVPELLASAAGRGCDIRVLLLDPEHSGTLSVDREEGNPSGTIAPRIRAALARFRVMSEACDGRMKVHVYDGPPTVSIVRGDDRILITPYVRYISGDNTPTFELESADSNGMFVRYSRHFQKVWVESRPWKG; from the coding sequence GTGGTGACGTTCAGGCCGCGGATCTTCATTGGTTCATCAGGCGAAGCCAAGGATATTGCCCATGCCCTGCGCGAGGCCTTGTCCCTAGCGGCTGCCCCAACTGCCTGGTTCGACCGTGCTTTCGCCGCTTCTACGACGGTGATCGAGCGATTGGATGAGATCGCGCAGTCAGAGATCGACGGCGCTGTGCTGGTTCTGACCACCGACGATCTCCGCACCAGGGAGGGAACCAGTTCCTGGACGCCCCGGGACAATGTCGTCTTCGAGTTGGGCCTGTTCATCGGAGCGCTCGGCCGGGAGCGCACGTTCGGCCTACTGTGCGGCCACTGTGCCAAGAACCTGGCATTGCCCAGCGATCTCCTCGGCGTCACCTGGGTGCTCTACCAGGATCCCCGGTGTCACGGCGCTCCGCCGTCGCCGGACGCGGTGACGTACTTGGACCAGCTGGCCAATGCGGTCCGCCCTGCCGCAGATCAGATCTTGAAAGATTTGAAAGCGGCAAAGGTGTCTCCCGTGCGGGCACCAGGACTGCCTGACCTGATCAAGGCATACCCGATCAGGGGCGCGGTACCGCGTCACACTTGGAACGAGGTACTGCAGGGTGCCGGCCAACACGTCTGGCTCTACGGAATGGCAGAACACGGGTACGCCGACGACGACGAGGTCCCCGAACTGCTGGCGAGCGCGGCGGGCAGAGGCTGCGACATCCGTGTGCTCCTGTTAGATCCAGAGCACAGCGGAACGCTCAGTGTGGACCGGGAGGAGGGCAACCCGTCAGGAACCATCGCTCCACGGATCCGGGCAGCCCTTGCTCGCTTTCGCGTCATGTCTGAAGCCTGCGACGGACGAATGAAGGTGCATGTGTATGACGGGCCACCTACCGTCAGCATCGTCCGCGGCGACGATCGCATTCTCATCACGCCTTATGTGCGCTATATCTCAGGCGACAACACGCCCACATTCGAACTAGAAAGCGCTGATTCCAATGGAATGTTCGTTCGCTATTCTCGACATTTTCAAAAAGTGTGGGTCGAGTCGAGACCATGGAAGGGGTGA
- a CDS encoding FxLYD domain-containing protein, which translates to MSTPSPHGRSRIAALAVALAAASALTLAACDDDSGGSSTSSATPTAPDTASFSGNAASALASAKASVRAEASQRAASASAAASSFEASVSAEVERANKAARTELAKVDGQGNAMSDVTMTGKPRSETGGLLAVVVTITNKTDKTASYAAQVDFLDSSGKVVETRYVGAEDLEPGEKAQPVAVSRKPTEPVLTPRLAKAQRY; encoded by the coding sequence ATGAGCACACCGTCACCCCACGGACGGTCCCGGATCGCCGCCCTCGCCGTGGCCCTGGCCGCCGCGAGCGCGCTCACCCTGGCGGCCTGCGACGACGACTCCGGCGGCTCGTCGACGTCCTCCGCCACGCCCACGGCCCCGGACACGGCCTCCTTCTCCGGCAACGCGGCCTCCGCGCTCGCGTCCGCCAAGGCCTCGGTGCGGGCCGAGGCCTCCCAGCGGGCCGCGTCCGCCTCGGCTGCCGCCTCCTCCTTCGAGGCCTCCGTCTCCGCGGAGGTGGAGCGTGCCAACAAAGCCGCGCGGACAGAACTCGCCAAGGTCGACGGACAGGGCAACGCGATGTCCGACGTCACCATGACCGGCAAGCCGCGCTCCGAGACCGGCGGTCTGCTCGCCGTCGTCGTCACCATCACCAACAAGACCGACAAGACGGCCTCGTACGCCGCCCAGGTCGACTTCCTCGACTCGTCCGGCAAGGTGGTGGAGACCCGGTACGTCGGCGCCGAGGACCTCGAGCCGGGGGAGAAGGCGCAGCCGGTCGCCGTCAGCCGCAAGCCCACCGAGCCGGTGCTGACACCCAGGCTGGCGAAGGCGCAACGGTATTGA